Proteins encoded by one window of Brasilonema sennae CENA114:
- a CDS encoding ABC transporter permease, with protein sequence MKRILAQCAKELVQFRRDGLTLALAFLLPFMTLLIFGFAIRLESKNIPLIVQDFDRTNLSGSYIERLYATNQFVPKQWSGVDPVRDAIDKGIAKAAVIIPPQFSRDVQARRSTVVQVLIDATDVNNARVIKNSIRRVTNFFMQVQGLLPTTNSITPRIRLWFNPGRLEALYIVPGVYGVVLWIFPSLLTAIAMVREKEKGTILQVYASSISATELLLGKGLAYLLIAISEALVVMGLGSLIFQVGLVGDPTTLLLGTLLFLTDSVLFGLLIGVRSSNQNAAVQGISLVGFITSVLLSGFIYPLNNIPFPLSLVPNVVPTRYYIDITRDALVRGTGWTGVWLDLVMLMVLGLVFFNASRRVLSQMQLPS encoded by the coding sequence ATGAAACGGATTCTTGCCCAGTGTGCCAAAGAATTAGTACAGTTTCGCCGCGATGGTCTGACATTGGCGTTAGCGTTTCTGTTGCCATTCATGACGCTGTTGATTTTTGGGTTTGCTATCCGGTTGGAAAGTAAAAATATTCCATTAATTGTGCAGGATTTTGACCGCACAAATCTCAGTGGCAGCTATATCGAGCGGTTGTATGCGACTAATCAGTTTGTGCCCAAGCAATGGTCAGGAGTAGATCCGGTGCGGGATGCCATCGACAAGGGCATTGCCAAGGCAGCGGTGATTATTCCTCCTCAATTCAGCCGGGATGTGCAAGCTCGTAGAAGTACTGTAGTACAAGTGCTAATCGATGCCACTGATGTTAACAATGCCCGTGTTATTAAGAACAGCATCCGAAGAGTGACAAATTTCTTTATGCAGGTGCAAGGGCTTCTGCCAACTACTAACAGCATTACACCTCGGATTCGCTTGTGGTTTAACCCCGGTCGGTTAGAAGCGCTTTACATTGTACCTGGAGTATATGGTGTGGTATTGTGGATTTTTCCGTCCTTGCTGACAGCGATCGCAATGGTGCGGGAAAAGGAGAAAGGCACCATCTTGCAAGTCTACGCTTCCAGTATCAGTGCGACCGAGCTGTTACTCGGCAAAGGACTGGCTTACCTACTGATTGCTATCAGCGAGGCATTAGTGGTCATGGGACTGGGGTCATTGATTTTTCAAGTTGGCTTGGTAGGCGACCCCACTACCTTATTGCTTGGTACGCTGCTGTTTCTCACAGATAGTGTTCTGTTTGGTTTGCTGATAGGGGTACGAAGCAGTAACCAGAACGCAGCTGTACAAGGGATTTCTCTTGTCGGTTTTATTACTTCCGTATTGCTGTCTGGTTTTATTTATCCGCTCAACAATATTCCCTTTCCCCTTTCACTTGTACCTAACGTGGTTCCCACCCGATATTACATTGACATTACCCGTGATGCATTGGTGCGGGGTACGGGGTGGACAGGGGTTTGGTTGGATTTGGTAATGCTAATGGTGTTGGGATTAGTGTTTTTCAATGCATCGCGTAGGGTTTTAAGCCAAATGCAATTGCCTTCCTAA
- a CDS encoding ATP-binding cassette domain-containing protein: MKEQVTINTPNLPSTPSFPTEAIHVRGLRKHYGRLAAVRLIDFTVHKGELFGLIGPDGAGKTTTFHILGGVMEATAGEVQIFGQLPRDARSMTGYLTQQFSLYLDLSIDENLRYAAGLRQVSEDLLMKRRNKYLRLMNLEQFGDRLAGQLSGGMKQKLALCCALVSQPQILLLDEPTIGVDPISRREFWDVLAALSAEGMTIVVATPYLDEAERCHRVALMYDGQIQEIGTPASLRASLGLHRLEVRTANLEMTEQVLSRSAQANIVDVQTFGDRLDVLVKNVAAGETQVRELLQQHQLPSPSIERTEPTLENVFVSRLRQQGSAPQFFQFPRYRGGRGGKRERGEGGEMLQQLPQSPTPPLPRSSSSIAIYAHNLSRSFGKFQAVKSVNVEVRYGEIFGLLGANGAGKTTTIKMLCGLLRASGGEISLGGETRNLRNADLRRRIGYMSQKFTLYDDLTILENLEFYSGVYGVPRKLRREKIDWVIATCGLLGQEHMLTGQLPGGWKQRVAFGASVMHEPDILFLDEPTSGVDPLARRQFWKLINDFARNGTAILVTTHYLEEAEQCNCMSFMVAGETVAEGSPSFIKASQPGQLIEMIVNQNQAASNLLKQYLEPWRVSIFANSLHVVLDNSNEQLPQILKLLESTNLIVHSLRPIPFSLEDAFIGIVQRT; encoded by the coding sequence ATGAAAGAACAAGTAACAATCAACACCCCAAACCTGCCCTCAACCCCTAGTTTTCCAACTGAAGCTATCCATGTTCGCGGCTTGCGCAAGCACTATGGTCGCTTAGCGGCTGTCCGCTTAATTGACTTCACAGTGCATAAAGGAGAGTTGTTTGGGCTGATTGGTCCCGACGGTGCCGGTAAGACCACCACCTTTCACATTTTGGGTGGTGTGATGGAGGCAACAGCTGGAGAAGTGCAAATATTTGGTCAGCTTCCACGCGATGCTCGCTCGATGACGGGGTATCTGACGCAGCAGTTTTCTTTATACTTGGATTTGAGCATTGATGAAAATTTGCGCTATGCGGCGGGATTGCGGCAAGTGTCAGAGGATTTACTGATGAAACGCCGCAATAAATACCTGCGCTTGATGAACCTGGAGCAGTTTGGCGATCGCTTAGCTGGGCAACTCTCAGGCGGTATGAAACAGAAGCTGGCACTTTGCTGTGCCCTCGTTTCTCAACCCCAAATCCTGTTACTAGATGAACCCACCATAGGTGTTGACCCAATTTCACGACGGGAGTTTTGGGATGTGCTAGCCGCACTGTCAGCAGAGGGCATGACAATTGTCGTCGCTACGCCCTACTTGGACGAAGCTGAACGCTGCCATCGTGTGGCATTGATGTATGATGGTCAAATTCAAGAGATAGGTACCCCTGCTTCCTTACGTGCCAGCTTAGGTTTACATCGCCTGGAAGTCCGCACAGCAAACCTGGAAATGACTGAACAAGTCCTATCAAGGAGCGCTCAAGCAAACATCGTCGATGTGCAAACATTTGGCGATCGCCTTGATGTCCTGGTCAAAAATGTTGCAGCAGGAGAAACCCAAGTACGCGAACTGCTGCAACAGCATCAGTTACCATCCCCCAGTATCGAGCGTACCGAACCCACCCTTGAAAACGTCTTTGTCAGCCGTCTGCGGCAGCAGGGGTCAGCACCGCAATTTTTCCAATTTCCGCGCTACAGAGGAGGGAGAGGGGGAAAAAGAGAGAGGGGGGAAGGGGGGGAAATGTTACAGCAACTCCCTCAGTCTCCCACTCCTCCACTCCCCCGCTCTTCCTCATCCATTGCCATCTATGCCCACAACCTTAGCCGCTCCTTTGGTAAATTCCAAGCCGTCAAAAGCGTCAATGTCGAAGTGCGTTACGGGGAAATTTTTGGACTTTTAGGCGCTAATGGGGCGGGAAAAACCACTACAATCAAAATGCTGTGTGGATTACTTCGAGCTAGTGGTGGTGAAATTTCCCTGGGCGGGGAAACAAGAAACCTACGTAACGCTGACTTACGGCGACGTATCGGCTACATGAGCCAGAAATTTACTCTTTACGATGACTTGACAATTCTAGAAAACCTAGAGTTTTACAGCGGTGTTTACGGTGTACCCCGCAAGCTACGCCGCGAAAAGATTGATTGGGTGATTGCCACCTGTGGGCTGTTAGGACAAGAACATATGCTCACTGGACAGCTACCTGGTGGTTGGAAGCAACGGGTTGCTTTTGGTGCTTCGGTAATGCACGAACCAGATATTTTGTTTCTTGATGAGCCAACATCAGGGGTAGACCCGCTTGCCCGTCGCCAGTTCTGGAAGTTGATTAATGACTTCGCCCGTAATGGTACGGCTATTTTAGTCACAACCCATTACCTCGAAGAAGCCGAACAGTGTAACTGCATGAGCTTTATGGTAGCGGGGGAAACCGTCGCCGAAGGCTCACCCAGTTTCATCAAAGCCTCGCAACCAGGACAACTCATAGAAATGATCGTTAACCAGAACCAAGCTGCCTCCAACCTGCTCAAACAATACCTCGAACCTTGGCGCGTCTCCATCTTTGCCAATAGCTTACACGTTGTCCTCGATAACTCCAATGAACAACTTCCCCAAATACTTAAGCTGCTAGAATCAACCAACCTCATCGTTCACTCCCTCCGCCCCATTCCTTTCTCCCTAGAAGATGCCTTCATCGGTATCGTACAACGCACATAA
- a CDS encoding HlyD family secretion protein, producing the protein MTQTAPKSTEGHTPAPAQPSKQQRRKKPISLLLPMLVFASGVGFAVWRLQPQPVADVLKVSGRIEGYETEIGVKRSGRIESIAVREGAAVKKGQELIRLDDSNDQLLQEQLRGAQARVVSAQSDEQQVRSDVEGVQREIEQVESQIREAQLNLQQSQGDAQGRIDQARSNVAAARAQLLQAEAQAKQAAAEVKLAGMNRERYAKLVKEGAINQQQFDQSQTTFDTAVATLEARQAAVNAAREQLSAAVGGLTQAETTGFNPSIRNAQLEGLMRKKQHSYAQLKSAQAKVKSVSAMVKDATASKQQIITQIKDSKKDLNVVSPLNGVVTARSVEPGAVVSSQTKIMTVVDPKTVYLRGFIPEGDIGKVRLGQTVKIALDSAPNKPLNGKVISIDPQASFTPENIYFQKDRVRQVVGIRINVENPVGCFNPDNPYAGGDLACAKIGMPADAEILLKGEVGRVKVESRR; encoded by the coding sequence ATGACTCAGACTGCCCCGAAATCTACAGAAGGTCATACTCCTGCTCCAGCGCAGCCCTCTAAGCAGCAGCGTCGCAAGAAACCGATTTCTTTGCTGTTGCCGATGCTGGTTTTTGCAAGCGGTGTTGGCTTTGCAGTCTGGCGTTTACAGCCGCAACCTGTAGCAGATGTCCTTAAGGTAAGCGGACGGATTGAGGGTTACGAAACGGAGATTGGAGTGAAGCGTTCGGGAAGAATTGAGTCAATTGCTGTGCGGGAAGGAGCAGCAGTGAAGAAGGGGCAAGAGTTAATCAGGTTGGATGACAGTAACGACCAACTGCTGCAAGAGCAACTGCGCGGAGCACAGGCAAGGGTAGTCTCTGCTCAGTCAGATGAACAGCAGGTACGCTCAGATGTAGAGGGAGTACAACGCGAAATTGAGCAAGTCGAAAGCCAAATTCGCGAAGCACAGCTAAATTTGCAGCAGTCGCAAGGCGATGCTCAAGGTCGGATTGACCAGGCTCGATCTAACGTAGCAGCTGCGAGGGCACAACTGTTACAGGCAGAGGCACAAGCAAAGCAGGCGGCGGCAGAAGTGAAGCTAGCAGGCATGAATCGCGAGCGCTACGCCAAACTGGTTAAAGAAGGAGCTATTAATCAACAGCAATTCGACCAGTCACAAACCACCTTCGATACAGCAGTAGCAACCCTAGAGGCACGACAGGCAGCTGTAAATGCCGCTCGCGAGCAGTTAAGCGCAGCAGTTGGGGGTTTGACCCAAGCAGAAACGACAGGTTTCAACCCCAGCATTCGCAACGCCCAGTTAGAAGGGCTCATGAGAAAGAAACAGCACAGCTATGCCCAACTAAAATCTGCTCAGGCGAAAGTGAAATCAGTCTCCGCGATGGTTAAAGATGCCACAGCATCAAAGCAGCAAATTATCACCCAGATTAAAGACTCAAAGAAAGACTTGAATGTCGTCAGTCCCCTAAATGGAGTTGTGACTGCTCGCAGTGTGGAACCGGGGGCGGTAGTCAGCAGCCAAACCAAGATTATGACGGTGGTTGACCCCAAGACAGTTTATCTTAGAGGTTTTATTCCTGAAGGGGATATTGGCAAAGTGCGCTTGGGACAGACAGTGAAAATCGCTCTGGATTCTGCTCCCAACAAACCCCTTAATGGCAAAGTAATTTCCATTGATCCGCAAGCCTCGTTTACGCCCGAAAATATTTACTTTCAAAAAGATAGGGTGAGACAAGTCGTCGGTATTCGCATCAATGTTGAGAATCCTGTTGGCTGTTTTAACCCTGATAATCCCTACGCAGGGGGAGATCTGGCCTGTGCCAAGATTGGTATGCCGGCGGATGCGGAAATATTGTTGAAGGGCGAAGTGGGAAGGGTAAAGGTAGAAAGCAGAAGGTAG
- a CDS encoding thioesterase II family protein, whose product MALSYVKTPWIVSSKYNPQAELRLFCFPYAGSNALIFRSWEDNLPIMVEVCPIELPGRGSRLMEAPFTQVVPLVQACAQALLPYLDKPFAFFGHSLGALICFELAHFLRREYGKTPVRLFVSARQAPHIPDLSPMHALPESAFLQELHRLNGTPKEILENPEMMQLFIPILRADLMLDEAYVYTTKPALELPITVFGGLQDPETSLDDLKAWREHTNASFSIKMFSGDHFFINTAQPLLLQAISQEL is encoded by the coding sequence ATGGCACTTTCATACGTAAAAACCCCTTGGATCGTTTCTTCCAAGTACAATCCTCAAGCGGAACTACGTTTATTCTGTTTTCCCTATGCAGGCAGCAACGCTCTAATTTTTCGTTCCTGGGAAGATAATTTACCAATTATGGTTGAAGTCTGTCCTATCGAACTCCCTGGACGGGGTTCTCGATTGATGGAGGCTCCTTTCACTCAAGTTGTTCCCCTCGTTCAAGCATGCGCTCAAGCTCTTCTTCCATACTTGGACAAGCCATTCGCCTTTTTTGGTCACAGCTTGGGTGCACTGATCTGCTTTGAACTCGCTCACTTTCTCCGTAGAGAGTATGGTAAAACTCCAGTTCGCTTATTTGTATCTGCTCGCCAAGCACCTCATATTCCCGATCTATCACCCATGCACGCTTTGCCAGAATCAGCGTTTTTGCAGGAACTGCACCGTCTTAATGGTACGCCTAAGGAAATTCTGGAAAACCCTGAAATGATGCAGTTGTTTATTCCCATCCTGCGGGCAGATTTAATGCTTGATGAAGCCTATGTTTACACTACTAAACCAGCCTTAGAACTCCCAATTACTGTGTTCGGTGGCTTGCAGGACCCGGAAACTAGCCTTGATGACCTTAAAGCATGGCGCGAACATACGAATGCTTCTTTCTCAATAAAAATGTTTTCTGGCGACCACTTTTTCATCAACACAGCACAGCCGCTTTTACTTCAAGCTATTTCTCAAGAGCTTTAA
- a CDS encoding lipocalin-like domain-containing protein has product MLNNQLIGTWRLVSCEYRDTDEQVSYPYGKDAIGYLIYTSDGYMSATLMRANRFKFTSQDIAAVSIEEQATAVQTYLAYCGKYEIQANKVIHHIEASLYPNLVGVDQERFFKFKGNRLLFSTPSFPMNGKQQVAHIVWERLSNGQC; this is encoded by the coding sequence ATGCTAAACAATCAACTGATAGGAACTTGGCGACTAGTATCTTGTGAATACAGAGATACTGATGAGCAGGTAAGTTACCCATACGGTAAAGATGCAATTGGCTACCTCATTTACACTTCTGACGGATATATGTCTGCAACTCTCATGAGAGCCAACCGCTTCAAGTTTACATCTCAAGATATTGCAGCAGTAAGCATAGAGGAACAGGCAACAGCAGTTCAGACTTACCTCGCCTATTGCGGTAAGTATGAAATCCAGGCTAACAAAGTGATTCATCACATTGAAGCCAGCCTGTATCCTAACTTAGTTGGTGTAGACCAAGAACGCTTTTTTAAATTTAAAGGCAATAGGCTATTGTTCAGTACGCCTTCCTTTCCAATGAACGGTAAGCAGCAAGTTGCCCATATTGTTTGGGAGCGTCTCTCAAACGGTCAGTGTTAG